A window from Fusobacterium sp. SYSU M8D902 encodes these proteins:
- the cobA gene encoding uroporphyrinogen-III C-methyltransferase, with protein sequence MDKKGKVYIMGAGPGDAELLTLKGKRAIEEADCVVYDRLINNRILNYARKDAEMIYLGKGNTEGGLIQDEINETIVKKALEGKVVARVKGGDPFVFGRGGEEIQALFENGIEFEEIPGITSSISVPAYAGIPVTHRGMARSFHVFTGHTMADGDWHNFEAIAKLDGTLVFLMGIKNLPIIVGDLIKNGKDSKTPVAIIEKGATADQRVTVGTLENIIELSQEKKIVPPAITIIGEVVNLRDTFKWFETTQLFGKKVLVTRDRRQAGEFSNKIEKMGGVAIELPFIEIESTLDKLDREQLKRYSALLFNSPNGVREFMNKVEDIRDIAHLKIGAVGSKTKELLEGYKIKADFIPEEYLVDRLAEESIKYTNPGDRILIITSDISPCDVDKFNSIYNRNFDKIVAYKTKRIIRDKKEVLSNLKKVEIVTFLSSSTVDAFMASIENDLEAVKDIKFASIGPVTSDTMRKYGLNVDFEAKVYDVNGIIEAIK encoded by the coding sequence ATGGATAAAAAAGGTAAAGTTTATATAATGGGTGCTGGACCTGGAGATGCAGAACTACTTACATTAAAAGGTAAAAGAGCTATTGAGGAAGCTGATTGTGTAGTATATGATAGATTAATTAATAATCGTATCCTTAACTATGCTAGAAAAGATGCTGAGATGATATATCTTGGAAAGGGAAACACTGAAGGTGGACTTATTCAAGATGAGATCAACGAAACAATTGTAAAAAAAGCTTTAGAGGGAAAAGTTGTAGCTAGAGTTAAAGGTGGAGATCCATTTGTATTTGGTAGAGGTGGAGAGGAGATTCAAGCTCTTTTTGAAAACGGAATTGAGTTTGAAGAGATTCCTGGTATAACTTCATCTATATCTGTTCCAGCCTATGCTGGTATTCCTGTAACACACAGAGGTATGGCTAGATCTTTCCACGTTTTTACAGGACATACTATGGCTGATGGAGATTGGCATAACTTTGAAGCTATTGCTAAATTAGATGGAACTTTAGTATTTTTAATGGGAATTAAAAATCTACCTATCATTGTTGGAGATCTTATAAAAAATGGAAAGGATTCTAAAACTCCTGTAGCTATCATTGAAAAGGGAGCTACTGCTGATCAGAGAGTTACTGTAGGTACACTAGAAAATATCATAGAGTTATCTCAAGAGAAGAAGATTGTTCCACCAGCTATCACTATTATCGGTGAAGTAGTTAACCTTAGAGATACTTTTAAATGGTTTGAAACAACTCAACTTTTCGGAAAAAAAGTTTTAGTTACAAGAGATAGAAGACAAGCTGGTGAGTTCTCTAACAAGATTGAAAAAATGGGTGGAGTAGCTATTGAACTACCTTTTATAGAGATTGAATCGACTCTTGATAAATTGGATAGAGAACAATTAAAGAGATACTCTGCTCTACTTTTTAATTCACCTAACGGTGTTAGAGAGTTTATGAATAAAGTTGAAGATATTAGAGATATTGCACATTTAAAAATAGGTGCTGTGGGAAGTAAGACTAAAGAGTTATTAGAGGGGTATAAGATTAAAGCTGACTTCATTCCAGAGGAGTATCTAGTTGATAGATTGGCTGAAGAGTCTATTAAATATACTAATCCTGGAGATAGAATACTTATTATCACTTCTGATATCTCACCTTGTGATGTTGATAAATTTAATTCTATATATAATAGAAATTTTGACAAGATTGTTGCTTATAAAACTAAAAGAATCATCAGAGATAAAAAAGAGGTACTTTCAAACTTAAAAAAAGTTGAGATTGTTACTTTTTTAAGCTCTTCTACTGTTGATGCTTTTATGGCAAGTATTGAGAATGATCTTGAAGCTGTTAAAGATATTAAATTTGCTTCTATTGGTCCAGTGACAAGTGACACTATGAGAAAATATGGACTTAACGTGGATTTTGAAGCAAAAGTTTATGATGTTAATGGTATTATTGAAGCTATAAAATAG
- the hemA gene encoding glutamyl-tRNA reductase, which produces MSLKIDEIVAFGISHKELTTEEREVFIQQNPAEIINKLFLEKKIKGYINLSTCLRVEFYLQLANDFSTEDLLSAFKVKKGIFIKRGEEASEYLFKVACGFFSVIKGEDQILAQIKKAHATALEEKTSSKILNTVFNKAIDLGKKFRTESKICHNALSLEAISLKFIKDSIGFLSDKKVFILGVGDLAQSILYLLVKEGVKNITITNRTYHKALEIKSIFDVDIVSFEEKLQTVPENDVIISVTSAPHLVLRTNDLQPLLNKDKKYLFLDLAVPRDIEQSLGDAENVSLFTLDDIWGVYNEHLATRDSLIESYSFMVDKQMENLKKWFQYYEERTV; this is translated from the coding sequence ATGTCACTAAAAATTGATGAGATTGTAGCCTTTGGGATTTCTCATAAAGAGCTTACAACTGAAGAGAGAGAAGTATTTATTCAGCAAAATCCTGCTGAGATTATTAATAAACTTTTTTTAGAAAAAAAGATAAAAGGGTATATTAATCTATCTACTTGTCTAAGAGTAGAGTTTTATTTACAACTTGCCAACGATTTTTCAACAGAGGACTTACTTAGTGCATTTAAGGTAAAAAAGGGAATTTTTATTAAAAGAGGAGAGGAAGCTAGTGAGTATCTTTTCAAAGTTGCCTGTGGTTTTTTCTCAGTTATTAAAGGTGAAGATCAGATCTTAGCTCAGATAAAAAAAGCTCATGCCACTGCTTTAGAGGAGAAAACCTCTTCTAAAATTCTAAATACCGTTTTCAATAAAGCTATTGATCTGGGTAAAAAATTTAGAACAGAGAGCAAGATTTGTCACAATGCACTTTCATTAGAAGCAATATCTTTAAAATTTATTAAGGATTCTATTGGATTTCTAAGTGATAAAAAAGTTTTTATCTTAGGAGTTGGAGATTTAGCACAATCTATACTATATCTACTTGTTAAAGAGGGAGTCAAAAATATTACAATTACAAATAGGACTTATCACAAAGCCCTTGAAATTAAAAGTATCTTTGATGTTGACATTGTTTCTTTTGAAGAGAAACTTCAAACTGTTCCTGAAAATGATGTAATTATTAGTGTTACTTCTGCACCACACCTAGTTCTAAGAACTAATGATTTACAACCTTTACTAAATAAGGATAAAAAATATCTATTCTTAGATTTAGCTGTACCTAGAGATATTGAACAATCTCTTGGAGATGCTGAAAATGTTTCACTTTTCACTTTAGATGATATTTGGGGAGTATATAATGAACATTTAGCAACTAGAGACTCTTTGATAGAGAGCTATAGTTTTATGGTTGACAAACAGATGGAAAATTTAAAAAAATGGTTTCAATATTATGAGGAGAGAACTGTATAA
- a CDS encoding bifunctional precorrin-2 dehydrogenase/sirohydrochlorin ferrochelatase, translated as MENRFFPLFVNITGKKALVVGAGKIAIRKVETLIEYGARVSVITREIKEERFLSLENIDIKIGEFDETLLDDVFIVVAATDNPEFNRYIYELCNSKNILVNSITSKDSMNCRFASILETEEYQIGISAKGNPTKSKALKNRLLTIIDK; from the coding sequence ATGGAAAATAGATTTTTCCCCCTTTTTGTCAATATTACTGGAAAGAAAGCTCTAGTGGTTGGAGCTGGAAAAATAGCTATTAGAAAAGTAGAGACATTAATTGAATATGGTGCTAGAGTTTCAGTTATTACTAGAGAGATTAAAGAGGAGAGATTTCTCTCTCTTGAAAATATAGATATAAAAATAGGAGAGTTTGATGAAACTCTCCTTGATGATGTATTCATAGTTGTAGCTGCAACTGATAATCCAGAATTTAATAGGTATATCTATGAACTCTGTAACTCTAAAAATATCTTAGTAAATAGCATTACTTCAAAAGATAGTATGAATTGTCGTTTTGCTAGTATTTTAGAAACTGAGGAGTATCAGATTGGAATATCTGCCAAAGGTAATCCTACCAAATCCAAAGCTCTAAAAAATAGATTATTAACCATTATAGACAAATAA
- the hemC gene encoding hydroxymethylbilane synthase, whose protein sequence is MKKKIVIGSRGSLLALAQSEMIKKRLEDNFPEIEFEIKKIVTSGDKDLVSNWNNSDKSLKSFFTKEIEVELLNGSIDLAVHSMKDMPILSPEGLICGAVPDREDPRDVLISKSGKSLMELPEGAIVGTSSLRRTMNLKNLRPDLQIKQLRGNIHTRLNKLKNEDYDAILLAAAGLKRVGLENEITEYLDPNRFFPAPAQGVLHIQCRENDEEIRSILKSIHREDIERVVVIEREFSKIFDGGCHTPMGCYSEVNGDEITFSGIYFKDEKGYTAQITEKLNKGICVAQAVAECIKEKING, encoded by the coding sequence ATGAAAAAAAAGATAGTTATTGGTAGTAGAGGAAGTCTTCTTGCACTTGCTCAAAGTGAAATGATAAAAAAAAGATTGGAAGATAACTTTCCTGAAATTGAATTTGAGATAAAAAAGATAGTTACAAGTGGGGATAAAGATCTTGTAAGCAACTGGAATAATAGTGACAAGTCACTTAAAAGCTTTTTTACTAAAGAGATTGAGGTTGAACTTCTAAATGGTAGTATCGATCTTGCTGTACACTCTATGAAGGATATGCCTATTCTTTCTCCAGAGGGATTGATCTGTGGAGCAGTACCAGATAGAGAGGATCCTAGAGATGTACTTATATCAAAAAGTGGAAAGAGCTTAATGGAATTACCAGAGGGAGCTATTGTTGGTACTAGCTCATTAAGAAGAACTATGAACCTTAAAAATTTAAGACCTGACTTACAAATTAAACAACTTAGAGGAAATATACACACTAGATTAAATAAATTAAAAAATGAGGATTATGATGCAATTTTACTAGCAGCTGCTGGTTTAAAAAGAGTTGGATTGGAAAATGAGATCACTGAATATTTAGATCCAAATAGATTTTTCCCTGCTCCTGCCCAAGGAGTTTTACATATACAGTGTAGAGAAAATGATGAAGAGATCAGATCTATACTAAAATCTATACACAGAGAGGATATTGAAAGGGTAGTAGTTATTGAAAGAGAGTTTTCAAAGATCTTTGATGGTGGTTGTCACACTCCTATGGGATGCTACTCTGAAGTAAATGGAGATGAGATAACTTTCTCAGGTATATATTTTAAAGATGAGAAGGGGTATACTGCTCAAATTACAGAAAAACTTAATAAAGGAATATGTGTAGCTCAAGCTGTAGCTGAGTGTATAAAGGAGAAAATCAATGGATAA
- the hemL gene encoding glutamate-1-semialdehyde 2,1-aminomutase, with amino-acid sequence MNHEISKEIFKKAQKYIPGGVNSPVRAFKSVNREAPIFACKGEGAKVWDEDGNEYIDFICSWGPLILGHNHPQIIKGVREAIELGSSFGLPTKREVELAELITKCCPSIEMVRLTTSGTEATMSAIRLARAYTNRNKIAKFEGCYHGHSDALLVKSGSGLLTEGYQDSNGITEGVLKDTVTVPFGDLETLTKVLNEKNVACLIMEPVPANMGVIYPNIEFLKAVRELCTQTGTLLIFDEVISGFRLSLGGAQEYFGITPDMTTLGKIIGGGYPVGAFGGKAEIMQLVAPVGRVYHAGTLSGNPVAVRAGYEMLTYLSENRESLYKELEKKVNYIVEGAKASAKKYGVNIVINSIGSLFTIFFTDRKEVNNLEDALSSNTENFATYFNTMLENGIICPPSQFEAHFVSLAHTQDILDRTLEVMDMAFKAIGENNGK; translated from the coding sequence ATGAATCACGAAATTTCAAAAGAGATATTTAAAAAAGCACAAAAATATATTCCTGGTGGAGTTAATAGCCCTGTAAGAGCTTTTAAATCTGTCAACAGAGAGGCTCCTATCTTTGCTTGTAAAGGTGAAGGTGCTAAAGTTTGGGACGAAGATGGAAATGAATATATTGATTTTATATGTTCATGGGGTCCATTAATCCTTGGACACAATCACCCTCAAATAATCAAAGGGGTAAGAGAGGCTATTGAGCTTGGAAGCTCTTTTGGTCTACCTACAAAAAGAGAGGTGGAATTAGCTGAACTTATTACTAAATGCTGTCCCTCTATTGAGATGGTAAGACTTACTACTTCTGGTACAGAGGCTACTATGTCTGCTATCAGACTTGCTAGAGCTTACACTAATAGAAATAAGATTGCAAAATTTGAAGGTTGCTACCATGGACACTCTGACGCACTACTTGTTAAATCTGGTTCTGGATTACTTACTGAAGGTTATCAAGATAGTAACGGAATCACAGAGGGTGTGTTAAAAGATACTGTCACTGTTCCTTTTGGAGATCTTGAAACATTGACAAAAGTTTTAAATGAAAAAAATGTAGCTTGCTTAATTATGGAGCCTGTTCCTGCTAATATGGGGGTTATCTATCCTAATATTGAGTTTTTAAAAGCTGTTAGAGAACTTTGTACTCAAACAGGAACACTTCTTATATTTGATGAGGTTATCTCTGGATTCAGACTTTCTTTAGGTGGAGCTCAAGAGTATTTTGGAATCACTCCAGATATGACTACTCTTGGTAAGATAATTGGTGGTGGATATCCTGTGGGAGCATTTGGTGGAAAAGCTGAAATTATGCAACTAGTTGCTCCAGTGGGAAGAGTTTATCACGCTGGTACTCTATCTGGTAACCCAGTAGCTGTAAGAGCTGGTTATGAGATGCTTACTTATTTAAGTGAAAATAGAGAATCTCTATACAAAGAGTTAGAGAAAAAAGTTAATTATATAGTTGAAGGAGCTAAAGCTTCTGCTAAAAAATATGGAGTAAATATTGTTATTAATTCTATTGGTTCTCTTTTCACAATTTTCTTTACTGATAGAAAAGAGGTTAACAATTTAGAAGATGCACTATCTTCTAATACAGAAAATTTTGCTACATACTTTAATACTATGCTAGAGAATGGAATTATCTGCCCACCTTCTCAATTTGAAGCTCACTTTGTTTCACTTGCACATACTCAAGATATCTTAGATAGAACTCTTGAGGTAATGGATATGGCTTTTAAAGCTATTGGTGAAAACAATGGAAAATAG
- the hemB gene encoding porphobilinogen synthase, which translates to MFTRTRRLRGSKTLRDMVRNVNLHLDELIYPLFLEEGENIKAEIDSMPGQYRFSLDRIDEELQELKDLGIKALLLFGIPKEKDPVGSQAYAEDGIVQQGIRHIKKNFPNFLIITDVCMCEYTSHGHCGILNGCDVNNDETLKYLAQIALSHAKAGADIVAPSDMMDGRIEAMRTILDENGFTYLPIMAYSVKYASNYYGPFRDAADSAPSFGDRKTYQMDFRSSKEYFREVESDIEEGADFIMVKPALAYLDVIHALKDLSLPLVAYNVSGEYSMVKAAAKNGWINEKGIVMENMYALKRAGVNLIITYHAKEIAQWVKNGEITL; encoded by the coding sequence ATGTTTACAAGAACAAGAAGACTTAGAGGATCAAAAACTTTAAGAGATATGGTTAGAAATGTAAATCTTCATTTAGATGAGCTAATATACCCACTTTTTCTTGAAGAGGGAGAGAATATAAAGGCTGAGATCGATTCAATGCCTGGACAATACAGATTCTCTTTGGATAGAATTGATGAGGAGTTACAAGAATTAAAAGATTTAGGAATTAAAGCACTTTTACTTTTTGGAATACCTAAAGAGAAGGATCCAGTTGGTTCACAAGCCTATGCTGAAGATGGAATAGTTCAACAAGGTATTAGACACATTAAGAAAAATTTTCCTAATTTTCTAATTATAACTGATGTTTGTATGTGTGAATACACTTCTCATGGACATTGTGGTATCCTCAATGGTTGTGATGTCAACAATGATGAGACTCTAAAATATTTAGCACAGATCGCCCTTTCTCATGCAAAAGCTGGAGCTGATATTGTAGCCCCTTCAGATATGATGGACGGAAGAATTGAAGCTATGAGAACTATACTTGATGAGAACGGATTCACTTATCTACCTATTATGGCTTACAGTGTAAAATATGCTTCAAACTACTATGGACCTTTCAGAGATGCTGCTGATTCTGCTCCAAGTTTTGGAGATAGAAAAACTTATCAAATGGATTTTAGAAGTTCAAAAGAGTATTTTAGAGAGGTAGAATCAGATATTGAAGAGGGAGCTGACTTCATAATGGTAAAACCTGCTCTTGCATACCTTGATGTAATACATGCATTAAAAGATCTATCTCTTCCATTGGTAGCTTATAATGTAAGTGGAGAGTACTCTATGGTCAAAGCTGCTGCCAAGAATGGTTGGATAAATGAAAAAGGTATAGTGATGGAAAATATGTATGCTCTTAAGAGAGCTGGGGTTAATTTAATCATCACTTATCATGCAAAAGAGATCGCTCAATGGGTTAAAAATGGAGAGATCACACTTTAG